One segment of Panicum virgatum strain AP13 chromosome 3K, P.virgatum_v5, whole genome shotgun sequence DNA contains the following:
- the LOC120700642 gene encoding epoxide hydrolase A-like, protein MAERGCLRGDRIGVSSATASPPRRPAAAADEEPLPPWLTEADVDRFASEFERTGFTGGINYYRNMDRNWELAAPWADAKVAVPTRFVVGDGDLTYHYPGIQDYIHKGGFKADVPLLEDVVVIPGARNFIQQEKADEVSHHIYDFISRF, encoded by the exons ATGGCCGAGCGAGGCTGCTTGCGTGGTGACCGGATCGGAGT ATCCTCTGCAACCGCTTCACCtccgaggcggccggcggcggcggcggacgaggagCCGCTCCCGCCGTGGCTGACGGAAGCGGACGTGGACCGGTTCGCGTCGGAGTTCGAACGGACGGGGTTCACGGGCGGCATCAACTACTACCGCAACATGGACCGGAACTGGGAGCTGGCGGCGCCGTGGGCGGACGCCAAGGTGGCGGTGCCCACCAGGttcgtcgtcggcgacggcgacctcaCGTACCACTACCCGGGCATCCAGGACTACATCCACAAGGGCGGCTTCAAGGCCGACGTGCCGCTGCTGGAGGACGTTGTCGTCATCCCCGGCGCCCGCAACTTCATCCAGCAGGAGAAGGCCGACGAGGTCAGCCACCACATCTACGACTTCATCTCAAGGTTCTGA